A genomic region of Trichothermofontia sichuanensis B231 contains the following coding sequences:
- a CDS encoding O-linked N-acetylglucosamine transferase family protein: MAQEASPALSNPSHIEILVQGRRYWVEKWLVLPEEQLREAYESEFRQQFLALRSTDLRYLPLNAADERLVQQLEQRLQETRSLQILLALTPYRFAYQSPVDILRGFPIPGWLLTDLLDYLLEPIAFFADVSGADRYVAFMQALMRGLLAQVAKNPESAVWQDATQRFVQQAHFLPCCISNLNLKALYQLRSQLLEIALKAEGVDLDYRFPDRPQRDWLKLGILTSYLLPSLETITTLPIFEYINHSQFYVTIYSFASDDNDIEKYCRTRCDRFVVLPGEIGQAAERIRQDNLDILWISTNVTHTASPATRLSHYRLARLQVASGNVPVSTGMRHVDYYLMGSYDAAPNSSEHHSETLAFLPETTTSCYNTEVFGQQLATEYPTRQDWGVSDQTVVFISGAALYTLTPEVLHTWAALLDRVPDSILVIYVFSLNLSENYPKAGFLSLAQAILRQHQVETHRLVLIDNDTVLNPENVKAYLRLADIYLEAFPMTTPLALLDALAVGVPVVTLVGETLRENRTAGLLRALQLDDWVSPTLGAYFDRALALATDADLRYRQHRQLRDKLATWPCFLDRVDFAQKASQCLQCLFQDWLAQQPPPTPIATTTPSLGFGTTPTKASTPTSRQSSSRAAHLSWVVAAADPQLQPLLKPIKAALKAGDYRQVMTHCETAIAAAATSSERQQRLQTVVTLLHEAAEQQQKQQAWSQAVNLRRQILHFAPQDGLNQLRLIECLLREKTFSGPVIDELGIIETLTPEIIQTYNPNHLMGLLNYVWGADAGHEAVLAFTTACLRCVPNPQTYAAVFGQLTVKLQNTLGRPDMAIALAERYLEIVPAQPDLLRALVTYYIGCQQFRRGVSLARQYYRLASTPPEKLFANYNLLQGLLAMGGYWEEAYNLIQRQKTLLAQVLQLPPTEVEKSDPGLGTLTNSLFFFPYFDDTPAENLRLRHQAMQLLQATTPGKPAVRQQPRASAEVSAPETTPGVPARPLRKIGYISYYFVNHSVGWLARWLIEHHDRNRFELYGYFVNYREKSDYLQSWYTDKFTHVRRLGLAAEPIIEQIRQDEIDILIDLDSLTVNTTCRVLAHKVAPIQVSWLGWDAPALPAIDYFIADPYVLPEDAQTYYPETIWRLPQTYIAVDGFEMGIPSLRRRKLEIPDDAVIYYTGQTGFKWNLETLQLQLQIVREVPNSYFLIKGLAKETAIQEVFRDLAEAAGVKPERLRFIPNAPTESIHRANLQIADIVLDTYPYNGATTTLETLWAGVPLVTRVGQQFQARNSYTMLVNAGIEEGIAWTAAEYVEWGIRYGQDAELRRLVRDKLRRSRQTAPLWDAAQFTREMENAYLQMWASKQG; encoded by the coding sequence ATGGCCCAAGAAGCTTCTCCTGCCCTGTCTAACCCCAGCCACATTGAGATCCTGGTTCAGGGACGTCGGTATTGGGTGGAAAAGTGGCTGGTCCTGCCAGAAGAGCAGTTGCGGGAAGCCTATGAAAGCGAGTTTCGTCAGCAGTTTTTGGCACTCCGATCGACGGACCTACGGTATTTACCCCTGAATGCAGCGGATGAACGCCTTGTCCAGCAGTTAGAGCAACGCCTGCAGGAGACGCGATCGCTCCAGATTCTCCTGGCCTTAACCCCCTATCGCTTCGCTTACCAGTCTCCGGTTGATATCCTGCGGGGATTTCCCATCCCTGGCTGGTTATTAACCGATCTCCTGGACTATTTGCTAGAGCCGATCGCCTTCTTTGCGGACGTGAGCGGAGCCGATCGCTATGTTGCCTTCATGCAGGCTTTAATGCGCGGGTTGTTAGCTCAAGTTGCCAAAAACCCTGAATCTGCCGTTTGGCAGGATGCGACCCAACGCTTTGTGCAACAGGCCCACTTCCTCCCTTGCTGTATCAGTAATCTTAATCTAAAAGCCCTTTATCAATTGCGATCGCAACTCCTGGAAATTGCCCTCAAAGCCGAAGGGGTCGATCTGGACTATCGTTTTCCCGATCGTCCCCAACGGGATTGGCTCAAGCTGGGTATTCTGACGAGCTACCTATTACCTTCCCTGGAAACTATCACCACGCTACCCATTTTTGAATATATCAACCACAGCCAGTTTTATGTGACGATCTATAGTTTCGCTAGTGATGACAATGATATTGAGAAATACTGCCGCACCCGCTGCGATCGCTTTGTGGTATTACCAGGGGAGATCGGACAGGCGGCTGAACGGATCCGCCAGGATAACCTGGATATTTTATGGATTAGCACCAACGTAACCCATACCGCCAGTCCAGCTACGCGGTTATCTCACTATCGCTTGGCCCGTCTCCAGGTTGCTTCCGGCAATGTACCGGTTAGCACTGGGATGCGTCACGTTGACTACTATCTGATGGGTAGCTACGATGCTGCCCCGAACAGTTCTGAGCATCACAGTGAAACCCTGGCTTTTTTGCCGGAGACAACGACCAGTTGTTATAATACCGAGGTTTTTGGTCAGCAATTAGCGACGGAGTATCCCACACGGCAGGATTGGGGCGTATCAGACCAGACAGTCGTGTTTATATCGGGGGCAGCCCTCTATACGCTGACGCCGGAAGTTCTGCATACTTGGGCGGCGTTGCTCGATCGGGTGCCCGATTCCATCCTGGTGATCTATGTCTTTAGCTTGAATTTGAGTGAGAACTATCCGAAAGCAGGCTTTTTAAGCCTGGCCCAGGCTATTTTGCGTCAGCATCAAGTTGAAACCCACCGGCTGGTGTTGATTGATAACGATACGGTCCTTAATCCCGAAAATGTGAAGGCGTATCTCCGGCTAGCGGATATTTACCTCGAAGCGTTCCCGATGACTACGCCTTTGGCGCTCCTGGATGCGCTGGCGGTTGGGGTGCCGGTGGTCACCCTGGTTGGGGAAACCCTCCGGGAAAACCGGACGGCAGGTCTCTTGCGGGCGTTGCAGTTGGATGACTGGGTTAGCCCAACGCTGGGAGCGTATTTCGATCGCGCCCTCGCCCTGGCCACCGATGCCGACTTGCGGTATCGGCAACACCGCCAACTCCGGGACAAGCTGGCCACTTGGCCCTGTTTCCTCGATCGGGTAGACTTTGCCCAAAAGGCGAGCCAGTGTTTGCAGTGCCTATTCCAGGATTGGTTGGCGCAGCAGCCCCCCCCGACCCCGATCGCGACGACCACGCCATCCCTGGGGTTTGGGACAACGCCGACCAAAGCCTCGACGCCGACATCGCGTCAATCCAGCAGTCGGGCTGCCCATTTATCCTGGGTAGTGGCCGCGGCTGATCCGCAGTTACAACCCCTGCTCAAGCCGATTAAAGCCGCCTTGAAGGCGGGCGACTATCGCCAAGTGATGACCCATTGTGAAACGGCGATCGCCGCTGCTGCTACCTCCAGCGAACGCCAGCAACGTCTGCAGACCGTCGTCACCCTCCTCCATGAAGCTGCCGAGCAACAGCAAAAGCAGCAGGCATGGTCCCAAGCAGTTAACCTGCGACGCCAGATTCTGCACTTTGCCCCCCAGGATGGTTTGAATCAACTACGCCTGATTGAATGTCTACTCCGTGAGAAAACCTTTTCCGGCCCAGTTATTGATGAATTGGGCATCATCGAAACCCTGACGCCAGAGATTATCCAGACCTATAACCCCAATCACCTGATGGGATTGCTCAATTACGTCTGGGGGGCTGATGCCGGCCACGAGGCAGTTCTGGCGTTTACCACCGCTTGCCTGCGCTGTGTGCCCAATCCGCAAACCTATGCGGCTGTCTTTGGTCAGTTAACTGTCAAGCTGCAAAACACGCTGGGTCGCCCCGATATGGCGATCGCGCTGGCGGAACGGTATTTAGAAATTGTGCCAGCCCAACCCGACCTCCTGCGGGCGTTGGTTACCTACTACATTGGCTGTCAGCAATTCCGGCGCGGTGTTAGCTTAGCACGGCAGTACTACCGGTTAGCCAGTACCCCACCCGAAAAGCTCTTTGCTAACTACAATCTCTTACAAGGGTTATTAGCAATGGGAGGATACTGGGAAGAAGCCTATAACCTGATCCAACGCCAGAAAACACTCCTGGCACAAGTGTTACAACTGCCGCCGACTGAGGTTGAAAAGAGCGATCCGGGTTTGGGCACCTTGACTAATTCGCTGTTTTTCTTCCCTTACTTTGACGATACACCAGCTGAGAATTTGCGTCTTCGCCATCAGGCTATGCAACTGTTGCAGGCAACAACCCCTGGCAAACCAGCGGTTCGTCAGCAACCAAGAGCCTCTGCCGAAGTCTCTGCCCCTGAGACAACTCCAGGAGTGCCCGCCCGTCCCCTTAGGAAAATTGGGTATATTTCCTATTACTTTGTGAACCACTCTGTGGGTTGGTTAGCACGCTGGTTGATCGAACACCACGATCGCAATCGCTTTGAACTGTATGGTTACTTTGTGAATTATCGTGAGAAAAGTGATTACCTTCAGTCCTGGTATACGGACAAATTTACGCATGTGCGTCGTTTGGGCTTGGCGGCGGAGCCAATTATTGAGCAAATTCGTCAGGATGAGATTGATATCTTGATCGACCTGGATAGCCTGACGGTAAATACAACTTGTCGCGTTTTAGCCCATAAGGTTGCGCCGATCCAGGTCAGTTGGTTGGGTTGGGATGCCCCCGCCCTACCAGCGATCGACTACTTTATTGCCGATCCCTATGTCTTGCCTGAGGATGCCCAGACCTATTACCCGGAAACCATTTGGCGCTTACCCCAAACCTACATTGCGGTCGATGGCTTTGAGATGGGGATTCCCAGCCTGCGTCGCCGCAAGTTGGAAATTCCGGATGACGCCGTGATTTATTACACCGGCCAGACCGGTTTTAAGTGGAATCTGGAAACGTTGCAGCTGCAACTGCAAATTGTGCGGGAGGTGCCGAATAGCTATTTCTTAATCAAGGGATTGGCCAAAGAGACGGCGATTCAGGAGGTATTTCGGGATCTGGCCGAAGCCGCAGGTGTTAAGCCAGAGCGGCTGCGGTTTATCCCCAATGCCCCGACTGAATCGATCCACCGGGCTAACCTCCAGATTGCCGACATTGTGCTCGATACCTATCCTTACAATGGGGCCACCACGACGTTGGAGACGCTGTGGGCCGGAGTGCCGCTGGTTACCCGTGTCGGGCAGCAGTTCCAAGCTCGCAATAGCTATACGATGCTGGTGAATGCGGGGATTGAAGAAGGGATTGCCTGGACGGCGGCGGAGTATGTGGAATGGGGTATTCGCTACGGTCAGGATGCCGAACTGCGACGCTTAGTGCGGGACAAACTGCGGCGATCGCGGCAAACGGCACCGCTCTGGGATGCGGCCCAATTCACCCGCGAGATGGAAAATGCCTATCTGCAAATGTGGGCAAGCAAACAGGGGTAG